The sequence GGAGCTTTTATTACGTGCCCACGAACTTTGGCTTAATAAACCTCAAATCTTAGAGCATTATCAAAACCGCTTTACCAATATCTTGGTTGATGAATTCCAAGATACTAACCGTATTCAATATGCATGGATAAGAATGTTAGCAGGTCAAACTGGTAAAGTGATGATTGTAGGTGATGACGACCAATCTATTTATGGTTGGCGTGGTGCACAAGTTGAGAATATTCAAAATTTCTTAAATGAGTTTCCTGGCGCAGAAACTATCCGATTAGAGCAAAATTATCGTTCTACAAGTAATATTCTAAAAGCGGCAAATGCACTCATTGCCAATAACAGTGACAGATTAGGTAAAAACCTATGGACTGAAGGGGCTGAAGGTGAGCCTATTTCGCTGTATTGTGCTTTTAATGATCTGGATGAAGCGCGTTATGTTGTCGGTCGAATTAAGCGCTGGCAAGAAGAAGGTGGTGCGCTAACCGATTGTGCCATTCTTTATCGTAGTAATGCCCAATCTCGTATAATGGAAGAGGCGTTATTACAAGCGGCGATGCCATATCGTATCTATGGTGGTCAGCGCTTCTTCGAGCGCCAAGAGATCAAAGATGCCCTCTCTTATATGCGATTAACGGCTAATCGCCATGATGATGCTTCTTTTGAACGCGTGGTGAATACACCAACACGGGGCATTGGTGATAGAACATTAGACATTGTTCGCCAAGTCGCAAGAGATAACCAAATTACCTTATGGGAAAGTGCATTACAGGTTATCGAACATAAAATGCTAGCAGGGCGTGCAACAGCCGCAATACAACGGTTCTTAGAGTTAATTGAGACGTTGGCTTCTGAAACCGCAGACATGCCACTACATGTACAAACAGACCGAATTATTCGTGATTCAGGTTTAAAAGCGATGTATGAGCAGGAAAAAGGTGAAAAAGCGCAAGCCCGTATTGAAAACTTAGAAGAACTGGTCACGGCGACTCGCCAATTTAGCTATCAAGATGAAGACGAAGATTTAATGCCATTACAAGCGTTTCTTTCGCATGCCGCATTAGAATCAGGCGAAAGCCAGGCGGATGCGTATCAAGATGCCGTACAGTTAATGACGCTTCATTCGGCTAAAGGGCTCGAATTTTCACAAGTCTTTATTGTGGGTGTCGAAGAAGGCATGTTCCCAAGTCAAATGTCGCTAGATGAAGGTGGACGTTTAGAAGAAGAGCGTCGCTTGGCTTATGTTGGTGTCACGCGAGCAATGAAAAAGTTAACACTCACTTATGCTGAAAATCGTCGTTTATATGGAAAAGAAGTCAGTCATCGACCTTCTCGTTTTATTGGCGAATTACCTAAAGAGTGTGTTGAAGAAGTCCGTTTACGCGCGACAGTTTCACGCCCTGTTAATCATAGTCGTTTAGGCACTCCGATTATCGGCAATGATACGGGTTATTCGCTTGGACAACGTGTGAAACACCCCAAATTTGGTGATGGCACCATTATTAATATTGAAGGTAGTGGTGAACATTGTCGATTACAAATCGCTTTTAATGGTGAAGGTATTAAATGGCTGGTGGCAGCATTTGCTCGACTGGAATAAGCCTCGATTAGAGTGAATGAATATTATTCTAATATAAAAACACCCTTAGTGATTAGATAGATACACGGGGGTGTTTTTTTTTAAGGGAAGCTTGCGTCGGTTAAGGAATAATCTCGTTATCTATTCTTACTTAACGGGATCTCTTAATGAAGCTCACTAGTTTGTCGCATACCAACGCTTTTATTACACCAGTTACACCTTGCTCGAAAACGTCGTCTGTCTCTTTTTCGAGTAATGAATTATTGATCGAAAATATTGAGGAGATCCTTCTTGATACTTATTACCACTGTGAACCGATCAATAAATTTGAAGAAGATTTGTATTGCAAATTATTGAGACACCAGCGTGATTTTGTTCCTCGTATTAATCTCTATTACAGTGTTGTGATTAACCATATTCAATGGATTAATAACACAATATCAACAAGTGCGTATTTGTTAAAGAAGAAGAATAAAAAGAGAAAATTCTCTTCCGCGTTTATACAAATCTGTAACTTAGCGGAAGAGTGAGTGTTAGAGAGTTAGCTACGTCTTAAATGGCGTTGTGTATAAAGTGCATCAAGCGTAAAGAGGATCAACGCAACCCAAATAAAACCAAAGGTGATTAGGCGTTCTGCATCTATCTTCTCGCCATATACCATTGTCGCAAGAATAAACATCAAGGTTGGGCCAATATATTGGAAAAAGCCCAAGGTTGATAAACGTAGATGATGCGCCGCTTCTGTAAAGAGTAGTAATGGTACAGTCGTAATAATACCGGCTGCAATTAATAAGGTATTTAATGACCAACTGTTTTCCAGCATATTGCTAGTCGGCGAATGTGTGAAAAATAAAATATAAATTAAAGCAACAGGAAATAGCCATAATGTTTCTACTAGCATACCTGTTTGTGCATCGACACCTAATTTTTTACGCAGTAATCCATAAAGACCAAAAGTCACGGCGAGGCTTAACCCAATCACGGGTACTGAACCAAAGTGCCAGAGTTGAATAAATACGCCCGTAAATGCTAAACCTACCGCTATCCATTGCATACGGCGGAAGCGCTCGCTTAAGAACAGCATACCAAACAACACGTTAACCAGTGGGTTAATAAAGTAACCAAGGCTGGCTTCTAGCATATAGCCATGGTTAACCGCCCATATATAGGTAAGCCAGTTAGTTGCGATAATGACAGCCGTTAGTGCTAAAAGAAAAATTTTTTTAGGTTGACGTATTAACTGGCGCAAATAAGGCCAATGACGACTGATAGTCATTAGAATCAACATAAAAAAGAACGACCATAAAATACGGTGCGTTAAGATCTCTTCTGCGGGCACTTCTTGAATGCTTTTAAAATAAACAGGGGCAATACCCCAGATCAAATAGGCGCCTAAGGCACATAAAACGCCTTTCATCGTGTTTTTCTGGCTCATGCTATCTCTGGTATTGATGGAAAGGAAAAGTGTGACGGGGTTATCATACCCAATGACATTATCTAATGTGTCATTAGGCATGTATTTTTACAAGTAATTAATACTAATCTAAGCATTATCGCGCGCAATGAATTTTAATAAAGGCTTAACCTACAATATAGGTTGCAGTCCCACTTGCAATATGAACTTGTTTTTCATTATGTAATTCAACACGAGCAACAGACACCTTATTGCCACTGCGTAAAATATGGCTACTTGCAGTAAAATATTCTCCACGTCCTGGTCTTAAATAATCAACACGTAAGTCAATTGTGCCCATATTAGCGAGTTTTTGCTCAAGTAGCTCTTGGGATATTGGTGCTAAACGTGTTAATGCATTACCGACACAAACCAACCCTGCACTGACATCAAGTACAGACGCAATGAGTCCGCCATGTAAGATACGTTGAGCGATATTACCAACAAGTTTATCTTGATAGCGAAATTGAATTTCCGCATAGTCTTGTTCAAAGCGAACGAGCTCTAAGCCGATTAATTGATTAAAGGGCATCTTATAAACAAAAACATGACCAATTAGTGTTTGAGCCTCTTCTAATGTTAACTGTTTTTCCATTTTTAGAACCTCTGTTATCACGTCATTAAGTTAATACTATGTTAATAATACATGACGAAGTCGTAATTGCACATTCGTGCTATAAATATAATGATGTAAAAATATACGAGATTTAATGGCGATTACGTGTAAAATATGGTCGCAAACGTGTAATAAAGCATATATATAAGAATTAATTCGAAAGTAAGTACTAACTTCTATATTATTCAATAATGAAACAGGATCATTAACTATGCGTTACATCCGTTCTTTACTTGCGGTGGTTTTATTCTATCCAGCATGGGGATTTACATCCGAAATACAAGCATCATCTCCTGCACCGCTTGTTCAGGGCAGTATCATTTCTGGTTTATTACAAGAATATGATTCACCTTTTGTTCTTTATCCTTATGAATCCAATTATATTATTTACACTGATACCTCTGATATGAATAAAGAGGCTATTCAAAGTTATGATTGGGGTAATAAGGCTAAAAAAGATGAGGTGAAATTTCAGCTCAGTTTGGCTTTCCCTTTATGGCGCGGTATCGCGGGTGAAAACTCTGTTTTAGCGGCATCTTATACTCAACGCTCTTGGTGGCAATTAAGTAATAAGAAAGAATCGGCTCCTTTCCGTGAGACAAATTATGAACCACAACTTTTTCTAGGGTGGGCAACAGATTATAAATTTGCGGGGTGGACACTTCGTGAAATAGAAGCGGGTTTTAACCACGAATCGAATGGCCGATCAGATCCCACCTCTCGTAGTTGGAACCGCGCTTATGCACGTTTTATGGCACAAAAAGGCAATTTACAGCTTGATCTAAAACCTTGGTATCGCTTTAGTGAAAGTGCTGAACGTGATGATAATCCAGAGATTAATCGCTATATGGGTTATTACCGTTTAAAAGCGGGCTATCGGTTAGGCGAAAGTGTGATCACTGCGACTGGGCGTTATAACTGGAACAGTGGTTATGGGGCGGCTGAATTAGGCTGGAGTTACCCAATTACTAAACATGTACGCTTTTATACCCAAGTATTTAGTGGTTATGGTGAATCAATGATTGATTATAATTTTCGTCAGACACGAGTTGGTGTTGGCGTGATGCTTAATGATATGCTGTAATTTTCCCCGTTCTGGGTTAGCATAGCCTTATAAATGATGATGGCACCTTCACATTGGTGCCTTTTCTTTTACTCCTCATCATAGTTTTTATCAGCAGCTTTTCAGAGGAACGGTGTGTCCACAGCAGAAGTTCTTAATTCAATGCCATCAGCACAGGCTATTTTGCGAGAAACCTTTGGTTATCAGCAATTTCGTCCTGGTCAGCAAGAAATCATCCATACTATTACAACGGGAAGAGATTGCCTCGTCGTGATGCCGACAGGGGGGGGTAAATCCCTTTGTTATCAGATTCCAGCATTATTGCTCGATGGGGTGACGGTGGTTATTTCTCCACTAATCTCACTGATGAAAGATCAGGTCGATCAACTTTGCCTTCATGGTATTGAAGCTGCTTATTTAAATTCAACCCAAACGCGAGAAGAGCAGTTTGATGTTCAAATACGTTGTCAAAAGGGTGAAATAAGACTGTTGTATATTGCTCCTGAACGCTTAATGATGGAAAGTTTCCTTCAGCAATTAGTGCAATGGAAACCAGCATTACTTGCTGTTGATGAAGCTCACTGTATTTCACAATGGGGACATGATTTTCGTCCTGAATATCGCGGTATAGGGTTATTAAGGCAATATCTTCCGGATGTTCCCATTATTGCATTGACGGCAACAGCCGATAATACAACACGTTACGATATTATTAATCAGCTAGCGTTGCGTGATCCTTTAATTCATATCAGCAGTTTCGATAGACCGAATATCCGCTACACTTTAGTAGAGAAATACAAACCACTAGATCAGCTTTGGCTATTTATTCGTGGTCAGAAAGGAAAATCAGGCATTATTTACTGTAATAGTCGCAGTAAAGTCGAAGAAACAGCAGCGCGTTTGAGTAAACGCGGATTAAGTATTGCGGGTTATCATGCTGGAATGGAAATGGCACAACGCGCTAAAGTACAAGACGCTTTTCAACGTGATGATTTACAAATTGTGGTTGCCACTGTCGCCTTTGGTATGGGGATAAATAAACCTAATGTCCGATTTGTGGTTCACTTTGATATTCCGCGAAATATTGAGTCTTATTATCAAGAAACAGGACGTGCTGGGCGAGATGGACTGCCCGCAGAGGCGGTATTATTTTACGATCCTGCTGATATGGCGTGGTTGCGTCGTTGCTTAGATGAAAAACCAGAAAGTGATCAAAAAGCCATTGAAATGCATAAGCTTAATGCGATGGGGGCATTTGCTGAAGCTCAAACTTGCCGACGGTTAGTACTGCTAAATTACTTCGATGAACATCGACAGAATGCCTGTGGTAACTGTGATATTTGCCTTGATCCCCCTAAGCAATATGATGGTTTAGTGGATGCACAAAAAGCATTGTCCTGTATTTATCGTACGGGTCAGCACTTTGGTATTGGTTATATTGTTGAAATTTTAAGAGGCGCGAATAATCAGCGTATTCGAGATTTGGGACACGATACATTACCAGTTTATGGTATTGGTAAAGCGCAAAGCCATGAACATTGGGTAAGTGTGATCCGCCAGCTTATTCATTTAGGTATGGTGACACAAAATATTGTCCATCGCTCTGCATTACAACTGACAGAGATGGCAAGACCGATCTTACGTGGTGAAGTGCCATTACAATTAGCCGTACCGAGATTATTAAGCCCGACAAAAAGCCGTAATCAACAAACAAAAAGTACCCATAGACAGTATGATAGAAAACTCTTTGCGAAACTACGTAAATTACGTAAGTCTATTGCTGATGAGGAAAATATTCCGCCATTTGTCGTCTTTAATGATGTCACATTGATTGAAATGGCAGAACAATGCCCCGTTTACCCAGATGAATTGTTATTAATAAACGGTGTTGGACAACGAAAATTAGAACGCTTTGGACCCGCTTTTATGACACTCATTCGTGACCATATTGAGGGCTTCGAATAAAGCCAATAAGGAGAGCCAATGACAGCCACTCTGTTTAAATATTCGTGGTTATCGCGTGAAAAGCAGTTTTCTGCATTTACGAATGGCGTCTTATTAGATTTTTGGGGGCAACGTGAAGAGGGTGAGTTTGTTGGTGTCGATGGCGTCAAAATTCGCTATGTTCATTGGCGCTCACCATCGCACAATAAAGCACTGGTTATTGCTTCAGGCCGTAGCGAAAGCTATGTAAAGTACCCTGAAGTTGCATTCGATTTCTTTCACTCAGGCTATGATGTTTTTCTTCTCGATCATCGAGGACAAGGGCTTTCTGGCAGATTATTAGAAGATACGCAAAAAGGGCATGTAGAAAAGTTCAGTGATTATATCGATGATTTCTCGACGTTCGTCGAAACGGTAGTGCTACCTTTTCAATACCCACATTATTTTGCATTAGCTCACTCAATGGGCGGTGCTATCTTAGCGGGATATCTTCTAAAGCAAACTCATGTTTTTAAAGCCGCGGCATTAAGTGCGCCAATGTTTGGTATAAAATTACCCATCCCTCGCTGGGTGGCTAATTTTTTAGTTAACCGAGCAGAACAAAGTCAATCTGAAAGAAATAACTACGCGGTATCTACAGGTAAATGGTTTCCACTGCCTTTTATCCTTAATGTGTTAACACATAGTCATGAGCGATATCGCCGATATTTACGTTATTATGCTGATTTTCCAGAACTACGATTAGGCGGTCCTACTTATCATTGGATGGGGGAAAGTCTAAAAATGGGAGATGGGTTAATTGAACATGCGGGAGAGATTAATACCCCTCTATTAGTGCTCGAGGCAGAGCAGGATAAGGTGGTAGATAATCAAGAGCTAAGGGCTTTCTGTGAACGTTATAGTCAGTCCAGAACAAGAGAAGAAAAGCAAAAATTGCCACTGGTGATTGAAGGTGCGCATCATGAAATCTTGTTCGAAATAGATAAGCTACGCTCACAAGCATTAAATGAAATCTGTGAGTTTTATGATAAGCATTTATTTTAATCAGGAATGTGTATGTATTCGATAGTCGCTTCAGATCTTGATGGCACATTGTTATCACCTAATCATGTATTAACTCCCTATACGCAAGAAACTCTGCACCTACTTATTAATAAAGGCGTGCATTTTGTATTTGCAACAGGCCGTCATCATGTCGATGTTGCTCAAATTCGTGATGGATTAGGCATTAACGCGTATATGATAACGTCTAATGGTGCACGAGTGCAT comes from Proteus vulgaris and encodes:
- the uvrD gene encoding DNA helicase II, with protein sequence MDVSYLLEGLNDKQREAVAAPRINMLVLAGAGSGKTRVLVHRIAWLLSVEQASPFSIMAVTFTNKAAAEMRHRIEDLIGTSQGGMWIGTFHSLAHRLLRAHYLDANLPQDFQIIDSDDQYRLIRRIVKSMNLDDKQWPARQGMWYINGKKDEGLRPQHIQTYGNPVEATWLKVYQAYQEACDRAGLVDFAELLLRAHELWLNKPQILEHYQNRFTNILVDEFQDTNRIQYAWIRMLAGQTGKVMIVGDDDQSIYGWRGAQVENIQNFLNEFPGAETIRLEQNYRSTSNILKAANALIANNSDRLGKNLWTEGAEGEPISLYCAFNDLDEARYVVGRIKRWQEEGGALTDCAILYRSNAQSRIMEEALLQAAMPYRIYGGQRFFERQEIKDALSYMRLTANRHDDASFERVVNTPTRGIGDRTLDIVRQVARDNQITLWESALQVIEHKMLAGRATAAIQRFLELIETLASETADMPLHVQTDRIIRDSGLKAMYEQEKGEKAQARIENLEELVTATRQFSYQDEDEDLMPLQAFLSHAALESGESQADAYQDAVQLMTLHSAKGLEFSQVFIVGVEEGMFPSQMSLDEGGRLEEERRLAYVGVTRAMKKLTLTYAENRRLYGKEVSHRPSRFIGELPKECVEEVRLRATVSRPVNHSRLGTPIIGNDTGYSLGQRVKHPKFGDGTIINIEGSGEHCRLQIAFNGEGIKWLVAAFARLE
- the rarD gene encoding EamA family transporter RarD, which produces MSQKNTMKGVLCALGAYLIWGIAPVYFKSIQEVPAEEILTHRILWSFFFMLILMTISRHWPYLRQLIRQPKKIFLLALTAVIIATNWLTYIWAVNHGYMLEASLGYFINPLVNVLFGMLFLSERFRRMQWIAVGLAFTGVFIQLWHFGSVPVIGLSLAVTFGLYGLLRKKLGVDAQTGMLVETLWLFPVALIYILFFTHSPTSNMLENSWSLNTLLIAAGIITTVPLLLFTEAAHHLRLSTLGFFQYIGPTLMFILATMVYGEKIDAERLITFGFIWVALILFTLDALYTQRHLRRS
- a CDS encoding thioesterase family protein, which translates into the protein MEKQLTLEEAQTLIGHVFVYKMPFNQLIGLELVRFEQDYAEIQFRYQDKLVGNIAQRILHGGLIASVLDVSAGLVCVGNALTRLAPISQELLEQKLANMGTIDLRVDYLRPGRGEYFTASSHILRSGNKVSVARVELHNEKQVHIASGTATYIVG
- the pldA gene encoding phospholipase A, yielding MRYIRSLLAVVLFYPAWGFTSEIQASSPAPLVQGSIISGLLQEYDSPFVLYPYESNYIIYTDTSDMNKEAIQSYDWGNKAKKDEVKFQLSLAFPLWRGIAGENSVLAASYTQRSWWQLSNKKESAPFRETNYEPQLFLGWATDYKFAGWTLREIEAGFNHESNGRSDPTSRSWNRAYARFMAQKGNLQLDLKPWYRFSESAERDDNPEINRYMGYYRLKAGYRLGESVITATGRYNWNSGYGAAELGWSYPITKHVRFYTQVFSGYGESMIDYNFRQTRVGVGVMLNDML
- the recQ gene encoding ATP-dependent DNA helicase RecQ; its protein translation is MSTAEVLNSMPSAQAILRETFGYQQFRPGQQEIIHTITTGRDCLVVMPTGGGKSLCYQIPALLLDGVTVVISPLISLMKDQVDQLCLHGIEAAYLNSTQTREEQFDVQIRCQKGEIRLLYIAPERLMMESFLQQLVQWKPALLAVDEAHCISQWGHDFRPEYRGIGLLRQYLPDVPIIALTATADNTTRYDIINQLALRDPLIHISSFDRPNIRYTLVEKYKPLDQLWLFIRGQKGKSGIIYCNSRSKVEETAARLSKRGLSIAGYHAGMEMAQRAKVQDAFQRDDLQIVVATVAFGMGINKPNVRFVVHFDIPRNIESYYQETGRAGRDGLPAEAVLFYDPADMAWLRRCLDEKPESDQKAIEMHKLNAMGAFAEAQTCRRLVLLNYFDEHRQNACGNCDICLDPPKQYDGLVDAQKALSCIYRTGQHFGIGYIVEILRGANNQRIRDLGHDTLPVYGIGKAQSHEHWVSVIRQLIHLGMVTQNIVHRSALQLTEMARPILRGEVPLQLAVPRLLSPTKSRNQQTKSTHRQYDRKLFAKLRKLRKSIADEENIPPFVVFNDVTLIEMAEQCPVYPDELLLINGVGQRKLERFGPAFMTLIRDHIEGFE
- the pldB gene encoding lysophospholipase L2, coding for MTATLFKYSWLSREKQFSAFTNGVLLDFWGQREEGEFVGVDGVKIRYVHWRSPSHNKALVIASGRSESYVKYPEVAFDFFHSGYDVFLLDHRGQGLSGRLLEDTQKGHVEKFSDYIDDFSTFVETVVLPFQYPHYFALAHSMGGAILAGYLLKQTHVFKAAALSAPMFGIKLPIPRWVANFLVNRAEQSQSERNNYAVSTGKWFPLPFILNVLTHSHERYRRYLRYYADFPELRLGGPTYHWMGESLKMGDGLIEHAGEINTPLLVLEAEQDKVVDNQELRAFCERYSQSRTREEKQKLPLVIEGAHHEILFEIDKLRSQALNEICEFYDKHLF